A segment of the Rhizobium sp. ZPR4 genome:
TCCTGGGGGCAAAATGGCATCAAAGGGTGATTTACAGGATTGGGTGGTCGACGCTCTCCGTTCAAATAAAGGATCTGCGTCAATTCTCTACGTTGCCCAACACATCTGGGAGAATCACGAGAAGGATCTAGACGGCAGTCCGCTATTTTATTCGTGGCAATACGACATGCGTTGGGCCGCCACTGAACTGCGAAAGAAGGGTCTATTAGTTGCGGCAAGTGATGACCGTCGTGGAAAGTGGACCCTAAAATAACCCGCTTGGTGCGGACCTGCGGCTTTAACGTCGCATTGAGGAGATGAGACATGACCGAGGTTTTCATTTACGACCACGTGCGCACGCCGCGCGGGCGGGGCAAGAAGGATGGATCGCTGCACGAAGTGCCCTCCGTTCGCCTTGCCGCCAAGACGCTGGAGGCGATCCGCGACCGCAACGGCCTCGACACCGAAACGGTTGACGACATCATCATGGGCTGCGTCGATCCGGTCATGGAAGCCGGCGCCGTCATCCCGAGGGGTGCCGCCTTCGAAGCCGGCTATTCCACCAAGGCGCCCGGCATGCAGATTTCCCGTTTCTGCGCCTCCGGCCTCGATGCCGTGAATTTCGGTGCCGCCAAGATCGCTCAAGGGGCCGACGATATCGTCATCGCCGGCGGTGTCGAAAGCATGTCGCGCGTCGGCTTGGGCATGTCCGGCGGTGCATGGTTCATGGACCCCTCGGTCAACTTCCCGGCCTATTTCATGCCGCAGGGCGTATCGGCCGATCTCATCGCCACCAAATACGGCTTCTCGCGCGATGACGTCGACGCCTATGCCGTCGAGAGCCAGAAGCGCGCCGCCAATGCCTGGGAAAAGGGCTACTTCAAGAATTCCGTCGTGCCGGTGAAGGATATTAACGGCCTGACCATTCTCGACCGCGACGAGCATATGCGTCCAGGCACCGACATGCAGGCGCTGGCCTCGCTCAACCCGTCGTTCCAGCTGCCGGGCGAGATGGGTGGCTTCGAAGCTGTCGGCATTCAGGCGCACCCGGAAGTGGAACGCATCAACTACGTCCATCACGCCGGCAATTCCTCGGGCATCGTCGATGGCGCCGCCGCCGTGCTGCTCGGCTCCAAGGCGGGCGGTGAGAGCATGGGCTTGAAGCCGCGCGGCCGCATCAAGGCCTTCGCCAATATCGGCTCCGACCCGGCGCTGATGCTGACAGGCCCGGTCGACGTTACCGAAAAGCTGTTGAAGCGCTCGGGCATGACGCTTGCTGACATCGATCTTTTCGAGCTTAACGAAGCCTTCGCCGCCGTGGTGCTGCGCTACATGCAGGCTTTCGATATCGAGCATGACAAGATCAACGTCAATGGCGGCGCAATTGCAATGGGCCATCCGCTGGGTGCCACCGGCGCGATGATCCTCGGCACCGTGCTGGACGAACTGGAACGACGCGATCTCAACACCGCGCTGGTCACGCTCTGCATCGGTGCCGGCATGGGCACCGCCACGATCGTCGAACGCGTCTGAGGGGGAGGAAACCAAATGGCCTACACGAATTTCACCGCCGAAACGGATGCTGACGGCATTGCGCTTGTCACCTGGGACATGCCCGGCAAGTCCATGAACGTCTTCACTGCCGAAATCCTCGAAGAACTGAATGCCATCATTGACGCGACCGTCGCCGACGCCGCCGTCAAGGGCGTGGTCTTCACGTCTGGCAAGTCCTCCTTCTCCGGCGGCGCCGATCTCTCGATGATCAAGTCGATGTTCTCCTTCTATCAGGAGGAAAAGGCGAAAGACCCGGCTGCAGCTGCGAAGAAGCTCTTCGATCTTGTCGGGCGCATGACCGGCCTCTTCCGCAAGCTCGAAACCTGCGGCAAGCCTTGGGTTTCGGCCATCAACGGCACCTGCATGGGCGGCGCTTTCGAACTGTCGCTGGCCTGCCACGGCCGCGTCGCTTCCAGCGCCAAGAGCGTCAAGATCGCGCTGCCCGAGGTCAAGGTCGGCATCTTCCCCGGCGCCGGCGGCACACAGCGCATTGCGCGCCTGACGGATGCGCAATCCGCCCTGCAGATGATGACGACGGGCCAGTCGCTGACGGCGGCGCGCGCCAAGGCGATGAACCTCGTGCATCAGGTGGTCGAGCCGGATCAGCTGATCCCCGCCGCCAAGCAGATGATCAAGGACGGCCTGAAGCCCGTCGCTCCCTGGGACGAAAAGGGCTTCAAGGCACCAGGCGGCGGCATCTGGACGCCTGCAGCGGCCCAGCTCTGGCCGGCAGCGCCCGCCATCCTGCGCCGCGAGACATCGGGCAATTACCCGGCAGCACTCGCCATCCTCAAATGCGTCTATGAAGGCTTGCAGGTTCCCTTCGATACCGGCCTGAAGATCGAGCAGCGCTATTTCACCCATGTGCTGCAGACCACCGAAGCCTATTCGATGATCCGCTCGCTGTTCATCTCCATGCAGGAACTCGGCAAGGGCGCCCGCCGCCCGGCAGGCCAGCCGAAGACCGAATTGAAGAAAGTCGGCGTCGTCGGCGCCGGTTTCATGGGCGCATCGATCGCCTATGTCACCGCCGCCGCCGGCATTCCGGTCACGCTGATCGACCGCGACATCGAGGCCGCGACCAAGGGCAAGGGCGTTGGAGAAGGCTTGGTCAAGGATTCGATCGGTAAGGGAAGACTGACGCAGGACGAGGGTGCAGCGCTGCTCTCGCGCATCACGCCGTCGGCCGACTATGCCGATGTGAAGGACGCCGATCTCGTCATCGAGGCGGTGTTTGAGGATCGCGAAGTCAAGAAGGCGGTCATCGAGGCCGTCGAAGCCGTGCTGCCCGCCGGCGCCGTCTTCGCCTCCAACACCTCGACGTTACCGATCACCGGTCTTGCGAAGAATTCCAAGCGCCCGGTCGATTTCATTGGCGTCCACTTCTTCTCGCCGGTTGAGAAGATGATGCTGACCGAAGTCATCCTCGGCAAGGAAACCGGCGATCATGCGCTCGCGGTGGCGCTCGATTACGTCGCTGCGATCAAGAAGACGCCGATCGTGGTCAACGACACGCGCGGCTTCTTCATCAATCGCTGCGTCTTCCGCTACATCCACGAAGCCTATGACATGCTGATCGAAGGCGTGCCCGCTGCCATGATCGAGAATGCCGCCAAGATGGCCGGCATGCCGGTCGGGCCGCTGGCGCTCAACGATGAAGTCGCCATCGATCTCTCCTACAAGATCCTGAAGGCGACGGTCGCCGATCTCGGCGAGAAGGCGGTCGATCCGCGTCACATGCAGCTCGTCACCGGGCTTGTGGAAGGTGAGGGCCGCCTGGGCCGAAAGAATTCCAAGGGCTTTTACGACTATCCGCCGAAGCCGGCCAAGAAGTCGCTCTGGCCGGGCCTCAAGGATCTCTATCCACAGAAGAAGGCCGATGAGGTCGATGTCAATGTGCTGAAGCAGCGCTTCCTCGCCACCATCGCGCTCGAGGCCGCCCGTACCATCGAAGAGGGCATCGTCACCGATCCGCGCGAGGCCGATGTCGGCTCCATCCTCGGCTTCGGCTTTGCCCCCTATACCGGCGGGGCGCTGTCCTACATCGACGGCATGGGCGTAAAGGTTTTTGTAGAGCTCTGCGAAAAACTGGCCGCCGCCTATGGCCCGCATTTCCAGCCGACGGCGCTGTTGAAGGACATGGCCGCAAAGGGCGAAACCTTCTATGGGCGCTTCGATCCCTACCGCGTCGCGAAGGCGGCTTGAGCCAACAAATCGTTGCTGACGACAAATAATGGGCCGCTCCTGTCGGGAGCGGCCTTTTTCGTTCGTCCTCTGCTTGAGTTCATCGAACCGAGGAGAATGACATGATCGAGATCATCGGCAATCGCGATGAGGCGGAAGCCATCAACGCAATGCTTGCGGGCTGGTCCTCAGCTCTTGGCAACAAGGATGCGGCGGGCGTGGTCCGGCATTTAAGCGACGATGTCATCGGCTTCACCCTGGCGGCACCATTGGTGCACAAAGGTAAGGGTGAAAAGGGATTGGAGGCTTGGTTTTCGACCTGGGAAGGGCCGATCGGCGGCGATGCCATCGAGGTCAGATTGACGGTTGGTGAAGATGTCGCCTTCTGGACGGGCCTCGTGCAGATGACCGGCAAGAAGACGGATGGTGTCGAAGTCGATCTCTGGTTTCGCCAGACGCTCGGCCTCAGAAAAGAGGCTGGCATCTGGAAGATCGTCCACGAACATACATCGGTGCCGTTTGCCATGGATGGCAGTGGTCTTGCCGAGCTTAGGCTCAAACCGTAAGATTTTACTTACACAACACTCAAGGGCTTTTCCCGACTGGATCGCAAGGCAACAACGCCCCAGCCGATGAGCAGAAGGATTGCCGCCGCATAGATATCGGCGGCCTCGGCAAAGCCGAGTGCTTTCGATAGGAAGCCTGCCAGGATGGCGGGCACGCTGAAGGCGAGGTAGCTCTGGATGTAGAAGGCCGAGAGCAGCCCCGCGCGCTCGTCCGGCTTTGCCAGCGGCATGATGCTTCTGACCGTGCCGAGGAAAGCCGCCCCGAAGCCCGAGCCCGCAATCAGAGTCCCCGAGGCGAGGATCGACACCTCAGCCGCATGCATGCCGGCGATGATGGTCAGTATGCCGAGCGTCATGCTCGGTATTCCGAACTTCATGATCGTGGCGGCGGATCTCCTGCGCAGCAGGAAGACGGCGGCTGCACCGCTGATCGTCAATGCCGCGACCACCGAGCCGCCGACCAGCGGCATCGTGCTGCCGGTCGTTGCGGTTACAAGCGAAGGCACCAGCGACAGATAGAAGC
Coding sequences within it:
- a CDS encoding acetyl-CoA C-acetyltransferase codes for the protein MTEVFIYDHVRTPRGRGKKDGSLHEVPSVRLAAKTLEAIRDRNGLDTETVDDIIMGCVDPVMEAGAVIPRGAAFEAGYSTKAPGMQISRFCASGLDAVNFGAAKIAQGADDIVIAGGVESMSRVGLGMSGGAWFMDPSVNFPAYFMPQGVSADLIATKYGFSRDDVDAYAVESQKRAANAWEKGYFKNSVVPVKDINGLTILDRDEHMRPGTDMQALASLNPSFQLPGEMGGFEAVGIQAHPEVERINYVHHAGNSSGIVDGAAAVLLGSKAGGESMGLKPRGRIKAFANIGSDPALMLTGPVDVTEKLLKRSGMTLADIDLFELNEAFAAVVLRYMQAFDIEHDKINVNGGAIAMGHPLGATGAMILGTVLDELERRDLNTALVTLCIGAGMGTATIVERV
- a CDS encoding 3-hydroxyacyl-CoA dehydrogenase NAD-binding domain-containing protein, translating into MAYTNFTAETDADGIALVTWDMPGKSMNVFTAEILEELNAIIDATVADAAVKGVVFTSGKSSFSGGADLSMIKSMFSFYQEEKAKDPAAAAKKLFDLVGRMTGLFRKLETCGKPWVSAINGTCMGGAFELSLACHGRVASSAKSVKIALPEVKVGIFPGAGGTQRIARLTDAQSALQMMTTGQSLTAARAKAMNLVHQVVEPDQLIPAAKQMIKDGLKPVAPWDEKGFKAPGGGIWTPAAAQLWPAAPAILRRETSGNYPAALAILKCVYEGLQVPFDTGLKIEQRYFTHVLQTTEAYSMIRSLFISMQELGKGARRPAGQPKTELKKVGVVGAGFMGASIAYVTAAAGIPVTLIDRDIEAATKGKGVGEGLVKDSIGKGRLTQDEGAALLSRITPSADYADVKDADLVIEAVFEDREVKKAVIEAVEAVLPAGAVFASNTSTLPITGLAKNSKRPVDFIGVHFFSPVEKMMLTEVILGKETGDHALAVALDYVAAIKKTPIVVNDTRGFFINRCVFRYIHEAYDMLIEGVPAAMIENAAKMAGMPVGPLALNDEVAIDLSYKILKATVADLGEKAVDPRHMQLVTGLVEGEGRLGRKNSKGFYDYPPKPAKKSLWPGLKDLYPQKKADEVDVNVLKQRFLATIALEAARTIEEGIVTDPREADVGSILGFGFAPYTGGALSYIDGMGVKVFVELCEKLAAAYGPHFQPTALLKDMAAKGETFYGRFDPYRVAKAA
- a CDS encoding nuclear transport factor 2 family protein; translated protein: MIEIIGNRDEAEAINAMLAGWSSALGNKDAAGVVRHLSDDVIGFTLAAPLVHKGKGEKGLEAWFSTWEGPIGGDAIEVRLTVGEDVAFWTGLVQMTGKKTDGVEVDLWFRQTLGLRKEAGIWKIVHEHTSVPFAMDGSGLAELRLKP